Proteins found in one Pyrus communis chromosome 15, drPyrComm1.1, whole genome shotgun sequence genomic segment:
- the LOC137716725 gene encoding peroxidase N1-like, giving the protein MSSSRMLLMYFLQLLVGLATTLVMVQGQGQLTRVGFYSRTCPAAESIVKQTIQTHFNSNPSVAPGLLRMHFHDCFVQGCDASVLLDGPNTEKTAGPNLGLRGWEVIDDAKTKLEAACPGVVSCADILALAARDSVVLTKGFTWNVPTGRKDGRVSLATETSNLPGFRDSIDVQKAKFQELGLNTQDLVTLVGAHTIGTSACQFFRYRLYNFTTTGNGADETINPLFLAQLRSICPENGDTARRVDLDTGSASRFDATFFTNLKNGRGILESDQKLWTDATTKSFVQRFLGVRGLQALNFNVEFGKSMVKMSNIGVKSAANGEIRRICSAVN; this is encoded by the exons ATGAGCTCCTCCAGAATGTTATTAATGTACTTTCTACAGCTACTTGTTGGTTTGGCTACCACCTTGGTGATGGTGCAAGGCCAGGGCCAACTTACGCGCGTTGGATTCTATTCGCGTACATGTCCGGCAGCTGAGTCTATTGTCAAACAAACAATTCAAACTCATTTCAACTCCAACCCTTCCGTTGCTCCCGGCTTGTTAAGGATGCACTTCCATGACTGCTTTGTCCAAGGTTGTGATGCTTCTGTCCTTCTTGACGGCCCTAATACTGAGAAAACCGCTGGGCCTAACCTCGGTTTAAGAGGTTGGGAAGTCATTGATGATGCAAAGACCAAGCTCGAAGCTGCATGCCCCGGGGTTGTTTCTTGTGCAGATATTCTCGCCCTCGCTGCCCGTGATTCCGTGGTTCTC ACTAAAGGATTCACTTGGAATGTGCCCACTGGAAGAAAAGATGGACGAGTTTCGCTGGCCACAGAGACTAGTAATTTGCCAGGCTTTAGAGATTCGATTGATGTACAAAAGGCCAAGTTCCAAGAATTGGGTCTCAACACTCAAGATCTTGTCACGCTTGTTGGTGCACACACCATTGGCACCTCAGCATGCCAGTTCTTCAGGTACAGGCTGTATAACTTCACCACCACAGGAAATGGCGCTGACGAAACAATAAACCCTTTATTCCTTGCCCAACTAAGATCAATTTGCCCTGAAAATGGTGACACGGCGAGGCGTGTTGATTTAGACACGGGCAGCGCAAGTCGATTCGATGCAACTTTCTTCACAAATTTGAAGAATGGTCGCGGAATACTTGAGTCGGATCAGAAGTTATGGACCGACGCCACCACTAAAAGTTTTGTCCAACGATTTTTGGGCGTGAGAGGCTTACAAGCATTGAATTTCAACGTCGAGTTTGGAAAGTCGATGGTGAAAATGAGTAACATCGGTGTAAAATCTGCCGCAAATGGTGAAATCCGCCGCATTTGTTCTGCAGTCAACTAA
- the LOC137718185 gene encoding uncharacterized protein: MNTVQISSCQPSIYFRNPSQSLCLYSNPYLLPNRAKCLLGTSLKPKRNARIHQQCVAILKNQQCGVVSKYHRSAPVCLLGGKGKNENGDEGSPWKALEKAMGNFKKEGSIEDVLRQQIEKNEFYEEKGGGGGGKGRGGGGGGDGIGGSGGTEDEGFAGIMDETLQVILATVGFIFLYVYIISGEEITRLAKDYIKFVFSGSKSIRLQRAMYKWGRFFHTLTEKKEYDKFWLEKAILTTPTAYDSPEKYRNLVRSLEPDSDDDDDEE, encoded by the exons ATGAACACCGTTCAGATATCATCCTGCCAACCTAGCATCTATTTCAGGAACCCATCTCAATCTCTCTGCCTCTATTCTAATCCGTATTTGCTTCCAAACCGTGCTAAATGTCTCCTTGGAACTTCATTGAAACCAAAACGTAATGCACGAATCCATCAGCAATGTGTGGCTATACTGAAGAACCAGCAATGCGGGGTCGTATCTAAGTACCACCGATCTGCACCTGTCTGCTTATTGGGTGGCAAGGGAAAGAATGAAAACGGTGATGAG GGTTCCCCCTGGAAGGCTCTTGAGAAAGCAATGGGTAATTTCAAAAAGGAAGGGTCGATAGAGGATGTGCTACGTCAGCAGATTGAAAAGAACGAATTCTATGAAGAGAAAGGTGGGGGCGGAGGTGGCAAAGGAAGGggcggtggtggcggtggtgatGGTATAGGTGGCTCTGGTGGAACAGAAGATGAAGGCTTTGCTGGAATCATGGATGAAACACTGCAAGTGATTCTAGCAACTGTTGGGTTTATTTTTCTG TATGTTTACATCATCAGTGGTGAGGAGATTACTCGGCTGGCAAAGGACTACATCAAGTTTGTGTTTTCAGGGTCCAAGAGTATCCGTTTGCAGCGTGCAATGTACAAGTGGGGAAGGTTCTTCCACACGTTGACTGAGAAGAAGGAATATGATAAGTTCTGGTTGGAGAAGGCCATTCTCACCACCCCAACTGCGTATGATTCGCCTGAAAAGTACCGCAATCTTGTTAGATCTTTAGAACCAGATTCtgatgacgacgacgacgaaGAATAG
- the LOC137718594 gene encoding vestitone reductase-like, with protein sequence MEGERSGRVVCVTGGSGFLGSWLVMRLLDQGYSVNTTVRSHPAENQRDLSYLTSLPGATERLKIFTADLSNPDNFNAAVEGCIGVFHVATPVDFQDKEPEQVVTKRSIDGALGILKACLNAKTVKRVVYTSSASAVVFGSGNDVEEVDESFWSDVDYIKANISHGGSYMISKTLTEKAVLEFSEKYGLDVATVIPSFVVGPFICPKLPGSVHSTLALVFGNLDKLSFHINTPMAHVDDVARAHIFLFEHHNAKGRYNCSSHVITLVQMAEFLSAKYPEFQIPSVSYLREVKGEKAPGLSSKKLLDSGFRFKYGVDEMLIDAIQCCKEKHYL encoded by the exons atggaagGAGAGAGATCAGGAAGAGTTGTATGTGTAACAG GTGGTTCAGGGTTCTTAGGTTCTTGGCTGGTTATGAGGCTTCTTGATCAAGGCTACTCTGTGAATACTACTGTTAGATCACACCCTGCAg AGAACCAGAGAGATCTAAGCTACCTCACAAGTCTACCAGGAGCAACCGAAAGGCTCAAAATTTTCACAGCGGATCTCAGCAACCCGGACAACTTCAATGCAGCCGTTGAAGGATGCATCGGAGTGTTCCATGTTGCCACTCCAGTCGATTTCCAAGACAAGGAACCAGAACAAGTAGTGACCAAAAGATCAATTGATGGAGCTCTCGGCATTCTGAAGGCGTGCTTAAATGCAAAAACAGTGAAACGAGTTGTGTACACTTCTAGTGCATCCGCTGTCGTGTTTGGCAGCGGCAATGATGTGGAGGAAGTGGATGAAAGTTTTTGGAGCGACGTAGATTACATTAAAGCTAACATTTCACATGGAGGGTCATACATGATTTCAAAGACATTAACTGAGAAGGCAGTTCTTGAATTTTCAGAGAAATATGGGTTGGATGTTGCGACAGTAATACCTTCTTTTGTTGTTGGCCCCTTCATTTGTCCTAAGCTTCCCGGCTCCGTTCACAGTACACTGGCTCTGGTCTTTGGTAACCTTGATAAGCTTAGCTTTCATATTAATACGCCTATGGCGCATGTCGATGATGTTGCCAGAGCGCACATTTTCCTTTTCGAACATCATAATGCAAAAGGGAGGTACAATTGCTCATCACATGTCATAACCCTTGTACAAATGGCTGAGTTTCTTTCTGCCAAATACCCGGAGTTCCAAATACCCTCAGTAAG CTATTTAAGAGAGGTTAAAGGTGAGAAAGCACCTGGTCTGTCGTCAAAGAAGCTCTTGGATTCAGGTTTCAGATTCAAGTATGGGGTTGATGAGATGCTCATCGATGCAATTCAATGCTGCAAAGAAAAGCATTATTTGTAG